In a single window of the Acinetobacter sp. CS-2 genome:
- a CDS encoding helix-turn-helix transcriptional regulator, with translation MASLTQERFLRIKDLANIPAKQASTHIYKSGINKGKAKVVNARPASAGLLGVSDKTIWNWVKRGEFPDPIKLSPSVTVWRLSEVQAWMDEKGMEASQ, from the coding sequence ATGGCATCTCTCACGCAAGAGCGATTTTTACGCATTAAGGATTTAGCGAATATTCCAGCTAAACAGGCGTCTACTCACATTTACAAAAGCGGCATTAACAAAGGTAAAGCTAAGGTAGTTAATGCTCGCCCAGCATCCGCAGGCTTACTTGGCGTCTCAGATAAAACGATTTGGAACTGGGTAAAGCGTGGTGAATTTCCAGATCCTATTAAGTTAAGTCCAAGTGTCACAGTGTGGCGCCTTTCTGAAGTCCAGGCATGGATGGACGAAAAAGGTATGGAGGCTTCTCAATGA
- a CDS encoding Rha family transcriptional regulator — MNKPLNFSTEAQNQLIEISNRFHNSDNQAEATTTSLKVAKYFQRNHRDVLRALRELECSAEFSVRNFALTEYIDTQGKPRPMYEMTKNGFVFLVMGFTGKQAALFKESYIAAFDEMSDFIKSQNLTLISEFNKAVLQYERASDAASEAGRNLVLFGRKIKPHAAEKVAELERQLQPLLFEEEDQ; from the coding sequence ATGAATAAGCCTCTTAACTTTTCAACTGAAGCCCAAAACCAGTTAATTGAAATCAGTAATCGCTTTCATAATAGTGATAATCAAGCTGAAGCAACGACGACATCATTGAAAGTGGCGAAATACTTCCAGCGCAATCATCGTGATGTTCTTCGTGCATTGAGAGAGTTAGAGTGTTCTGCTGAGTTTAGCGTGCGCAATTTTGCGCTCACAGAATACATTGATACTCAGGGCAAACCCCGCCCAATGTATGAAATGACAAAAAATGGTTTTGTTTTTCTAGTCATGGGCTTCACTGGTAAGCAAGCAGCTCTTTTTAAAGAAAGCTATATCGCAGCTTTTGATGAGATGTCTGACTTCATCAAATCTCAGAATTTAACTCTTATTTCTGAATTCAACAAAGCTGTTCTGCAATATGAACGTGCTTCAGATGCTGCCAGTGAGGCAGGCCGTAATCTGGTTTTATTCGGTCGCAAGATTAAGCCACATGCTGCTGAAAAAGTCGCAGAGCTTGAACGACAACTTCAGCCTCTATTATTTGAGGAGGAAGACCAATGA
- a CDS encoding helix-turn-helix domain-containing protein, protein MSIDATRWAWTAPVCNSSQRLVLLSLADRASEHHTAWPSIERLAKDTVLDKKTVQKVLSDLIKSGLVVDTGERAGPTKRVKVLKLNGVKGREEYTHNWDDSGSKKDAKSRTNTPKNGNIKQTQKRNDSNNWNNPESGTLNDPENGILNNPKNGMQNQPLNLSMNLSQEHDWIPDKNQLINVLNTAGQQRNLELIFGLPDFEFQLGAFNAHYAGQVMPNARKLYSFVRWIIDKFERYQKANPNYVNQSGLNTAAVEQPLINLTDSKPKSLLGSIE, encoded by the coding sequence GTGAGCATTGATGCAACACGGTGGGCGTGGACTGCCCCAGTATGCAACTCTTCACAACGGCTCGTTCTGCTTTCATTAGCAGATCGAGCAAGTGAACATCATACAGCATGGCCGAGTATAGAACGCCTTGCAAAAGATACCGTCCTGGACAAAAAGACAGTTCAGAAAGTCCTTAGTGATCTTATTAAATCAGGTCTGGTTGTAGATACAGGTGAGCGTGCTGGACCGACCAAACGGGTTAAAGTTCTCAAACTAAACGGCGTCAAAGGACGTGAAGAATATACCCATAATTGGGATGATTCAGGTTCAAAAAAGGATGCTAAATCCAGAACAAATACACCCAAAAACGGGAATATTAAACAAACCCAAAAACGGAATGATTCCAATAATTGGAACAATCCCGAAAGCGGTACTTTAAATGATCCCGAAAACGGGATTTTGAACAATCCCAAAAACGGGATGCAGAACCAACCATTGAATCTATCAATGAATCTCTCTCAAGAACACGATTGGATTCCAGATAAAAATCAATTAATCAATGTGCTAAATACTGCGGGTCAACAACGGAATCTGGAATTAATTTTTGGATTGCCGGATTTCGAATTTCAATTGGGTGCATTCAATGCTCACTACGCTGGCCAAGTAATGCCCAACGCAAGAAAATTGTATTCATTCGTTCGCTGGATCATCGATAAATTTGAACGCTACCAAAAAGCTAATCCAAATTATGTGAACCAGTCTGGACTCAATACCGCTGCAGTCGAGCAACCGCTTATTAATTTGACCGATAGCAAACCTAAAAGTTTACTTGGGAGCATCGAATGA